CCGATGTTCCTACAGAGGCCATTCGGATATACACAATCAACATGAATGACATTGCGAACAGCCCTTACGTCTCCTTTTCATGTACTCGGACTGACGCCGACGGCTCCGATAAGTGGGCATATTTCCCAGCAACAATGCAGTGGGGCCGTGACTCGACAAGCCAGCATCTGCTTGCTGTAGGATATTCTCCTCGGAGCTTCTCAGGAGATGACCACGACATCCCCTTCGATAAACAGAACTCGGGAGAGATTACTCTTTGGAATGCGAAGCTGAATCAGCGAATTCCTATCACAACTGCTACAACTGCCAACTTCTTTGAAGTGGCCTGGCATCCCACATTACCGAGATTCATTGCCGCaacctctccctcttctcagTCTGAGAAGAAGGTGCGAACTCAGATCCATTTGTTCGGAAAGCAAACCGTCCTTATTTCCAAACAAGATGACCCAAGTCCCCAGAGCCCCCGGAGCCCCCGGAGTCCTCAGAGTCCCCAGCAAGAGGGCGGGTTTTCCGAATACCATAACCTTGACTGTTTTGCGTCAGACATCAACGAGCTGACCTTTATGCCGAACTCGTTTAAACATGCATATGTGACTGCGGGGTGCACAGACGGCAAAGTATACGTCTGGGACACGGCGCAAGGAGACAACCCTGTGCATATTCTACAGCATGGCCGTCCTCTGGACGAATACTACCATGACCGAGAGAAGGAAGACACTGGAGTCAAGTTTACAGCTTGGGGGAACAACCTAGATCGATTCTACACAGGTTCCAGCGATGGAACCGTCATGGTCTGGAACGTGCGCAAGAAACACCGACCATATATACGGACTATCTTGGAAGCACCTGGTCCCATTTCCTGCGGTGCCTTTTCGCCCGATTTCCGGAAAATGGTCGTTGGAGATGCGACTGGTCGGGTGTTTCTGTTTTCTATAGATAAAGAAGACGAGCCAGAGGCACACTTCATCAGGATCCCAGGCGTGGACCGGCCGCTTCGACGTCCCACGCCGTTTATACCGCACCCCGAACCAGAGCCTCCATACCGAGATCCAGACAACCCGAACAATGTtaatgatgacgatgacatgCACATTGCCGACCTGGTGAAGCGAATCTATCTAGACACGAAGCAGCTTGTTATTGACCCTAATCCTACCATTGGCGCCGTACAAGGGCCAGAATATGCCTCTACGGGTCTCTTCCGTCGAGAGGCACACCTAAACGAAGACCCCGCAGGCCATTTACTCAGCTATTTCGAGAGAAATCAGAGACAGAGCATCGCTGCAAGCCGGGGCCAGCTGAGCCGCTCTGTGCGAAAGCTTCGAGACCCTGGGGAGCCAGATGCCCGACTGAAAGTCATACACGCTATGAACAAGGCACGAGATCTGGATATAGAGCTCCTGGCAGAAGGCGACCGGGATGATCTTGTTCAATCTAAGGCAGAGCTGATACTTAATGAAGTGGACTGCGGGTTTGCTTACGAGGAACTGCCTAAGGAGGCTGATGAATAAAAGAAGCCTCGAAGTTGAGGAATTCTGTAGCATATACAAgcacacatacatacaatTAAAATATCTAATACAGGCCCGATAGCTAGGGCAACTTATAAACAAACCTGAATATATCTGCTCAAAATAATAGTTGGCATCTCGACATGTATGCTGTGAAATAGAAGGAACTAGAACTGAAATACTAGCCCTATCGCAGGATTGAGAAAACAATTCAACTTACGATACTTGGCTAAATACTCCAATACACTGACTTGCCTAATTCATCCTGGGGGAgtgcaaaaaaagagcgaattacaaaaataaaagcaCTGCGTCATCCGGAACTCGAATCCGGGCCTCAACTTTTCAAGTTAATGGAAGAGTTGAATCCTAACCCCTAGACCAATGACGCTTCTTTGTACAAAAACCCGCGAGAGATAGACAGTTCATGAAGCTGTCTCCAATGTTAAGCATCGTGAGAGGCGAAGAGCTTCCTAGTCCATATAGCAAATTAAGTTTcagaacaaaaaaagattgaGTACAATTTCCTTGAAAGAGTTGTATTGGAGACAAATGCTACGTGAGATTTGACTAGGTGAAAAAAGACTAtgcagcaagaaagaaaaaagtccaaaaaagaaacgacaCCTGCAGGATTCGAACCTGCGCGTGCGAACACAATGCCTATGATACCTGTTGATAGCAGGGCATCGCCTTAACCACTCGGCCAAAGTGTCTAACCGTTCATGGAATTAACATGTCTTACTCGACACTATCAATTTACTCTTTGCAACCAACTAACCACAACGCACTTCTCTCCTTGAACAGAGATTCATACAGGATTGCAACATTACAAGTTCCATCGTAAGACAACACGTCAAGTGTAGCAGGTACAtaaaaggcagagaaaaTTCACATTGGGAAAATATCATTGCTGTCCTATCCCCCTTGGAGCTTGCCGTAACAACATCTCCACTGCATGGCCTTTTTTGAGTCCCGATAATCCAAATCAGCTCTACCAATCTATCATCCCATTCAATCAAGTTCAAAACCCGCAGCAATGAGCAATAGCTAATagggaacaaaaaaaaacaatcaaaacaaaagagaaaaataaaaagagcaGGCGTGCCAAAAATCCAGAATCCATCAACATACAGAGCGGGCCCAGCGTGAGCTTGTTTACTCATATCCGAGATCCTCGCCGGTTCCTCGCCGCTCTCCAAACAGATATGCCGCTTCGAGACAGAATCGTCCATGGCCTCTCTCCATCCGTCGCTCGCTTCCATAACATATCAGAACCGCGTCGACAATTCCGCTAAGAATGCCCTCCATTGCGCCCATAACCGAGTAGCCAATGAAACTGGCCATCATGCCAACCACGTATGCATACGCTGATCCTCGCACGCCCACACCGTCTGGGAGCTGGATCCGCAGTTGCTTTGCGGTAATCACCCAGCCCGCAAATCCCAGCCCAGTAGCCATAATCAATCGCGTGGCAACCAGGAGCAACTTGGCCAGTCGGTAGGGCAAAAGGCCGTTCGCCTGACCGCGTAGACGCAACGCCCTTGGTGTCAGTGTGGTAGTAGGGATTGCAGGTGATACAAATTCCATTTGATCAAGACCTCTAGCAGACGTGGCTAGGCCTTGAGAATGAATGGCTGCAAAGGTAATTGTGAGAGGGTTTGTGAGAGCCACAATAGGCGTCGGTATCCAGAACGAAGCGATGTTTGTGATGATTGCACCTAGCCTCCTGGGCAGGAAAATCAATGGTGCTCTGATAAGGAGAGACAGAAGCGTTGATTCACAAATGCTGCCAAAGATTGTGGTCACGCCGTGGCCCAAAGCAGCCATGACGATTTCCTTTGAAGGCGTGGCAGGGCCTGCATTGCGATGAAAGTACCACTGGGAGACGGTCGCCGCAGTCGCCGCTCGATGCACCGCGTTGATGACAGAGAGCGTCCACATATACATGAAGACAAATGCGGCGCCGAGCCACCAGCTGGAGAATTGAATCACAAACCGAACCAACGACTTTGAGAAATAGCCACCCATAAAGACACGGGTAAACATGGCCAGCCAAATCCAGGTCCAGACAACAATCAAGGCCAGGCATCCAAAGCCGACTAATAAGAGACCTGGGTTTTGTGCCAGAATCTTGGAGGAAAATTGAAGAATTTCAATGGCCTGCTGAATCGCTCTTCGGCCCTTGACGACAAGCCAGAGCCATAGGATGCACGAAGCTCCCGGGACGATGGCGGTCCATCTCATGACGACGTCCTGAAAGCTTGTCCCGTGCGTCCGCCCTTTGAAAGACGACGCAAAGGAGAAAATAGAAAATGAAAACATAATGGCCGGCACAGCGACCAGGATAACAGTAACCAGCGGCCGAACAAAGGACCGCAGCGCTGCCAACCATACAAATGACACTAATACTGCCACCACGGTATCGACGGCAAGCATATTGAAGGATTTCTGTAGTGTCGTATAAATCGTGTCTCCAACAGGGCTCTTCTTAGGAGTAGTATTGAGCCACACCAGGACAAAGGTTGACATCATCCCGGCGAGACTGATTAAGAATATCCACGCGAAGAAAGGGTCGTGTCTGAATATCTCTCCCTCGACAAAGGCGTTTCCTGAGGGAGCTGGGTCAGCCTCCGGAGGTTCTGTATGTCGCGTGCTGTCCATGTCAGTGTCGCTTCTCGCCGATCTTTCCAGCAGCGGCGTTCGTCCCGACGGGTCTT
The sequence above is drawn from the Trichoderma breve strain T069 chromosome 5, whole genome shotgun sequence genome and encodes:
- a CDS encoding plasma-membrane choline transporter domain-containing protein — its product is MVDVGLDSQEDADDDPPESLLEEPTDNSPPAFQRFKDPSGRTPLLERSARSDTDMDSTRHTEPPEADPAPSGNAFVEGEIFRHDPFFAWIFLISLAGMMSTFVLVWLNTTPKKSPVGDTIYTTLQKSFNMLAVDTVVAVLVSFVWLAALRSFVRPLVTVILVAVPAIMFSFSIFSFASSFKGRTHGTSFQDVVMRWTAIVPGASCILWLWLVVKGRRAIQQAIEILQFSSKILAQNPGLLLVGFGCLALIVVWTWIWLAMFTRVFMGGYFSKSLVRFVIQFSSWWLGAAFVFMYMWTLSVINAVHRAATAATVSQWYFHRNAGPATPSKEIVMAALGHGVTTIFGSICESTLLSLLIRAPLIFLPRRLGAIITNIASFWIPTPIVALTNPLTITFAAIHSQGLATSARGLDQMEFVSPAIPTTTLTPRALRLRGQANGLLPYRLAKLLLVATRLIMATGLGFAGWVITAKQLRIQLPDGVGVRGSAYAYVVGMMASFIGYSVMGAMEGILSGIVDAVLICYGSERRMERGHGRFCLEAAYLFGERRGTGEDLGYE